Proteins co-encoded in one Aspergillus flavus chromosome 2, complete sequence genomic window:
- a CDS encoding putative dipeptidyl-peptidase II has product MVSLTHIFSKALLTLLVGQSAALSFLPGIKANNLQLASVLGIDGHTARFNPEKIAETAISRGSGSEVPARRISIPIDHEDPSMGTYQNRYWVSADFYKPGGPVFVLDAGEGNAYSVAQSYLGGSDNFFAEYLKEFNGLGLVWEHRYYGDSLPFPVNTSTPNEHFKYLTNSQALADLPYFAEKFTLNGTDLSPKSSPWIMLGGSYPGMRAAFTRNEYPDTIFASFAMSAPVEAWVNMTIYFEQVYRGMVANGLGGCAKDLKAINDYIDSQLDKKGQAADAIKTLFLGKEGIHNSNGDFTAALGSIYNLFQSYGVDGGEESLSQLCSYLDKEASPNGIARKIGVKELTEKFAAWPPLLYLINQWGSQVGNGDSNCKGQNNSTETVCELGGQFTDPDTISWTWQYCTEWGYLQADNVGPHSLLSKYQSLEYQQSLCYRQFPGAKESGLLPEHPEANETNAETGGWTIRPSNVFWSAGEFDPWRTLTPLSNETFAPKGVQISTNIPKCGVETPENVLFGYVIPRAEHCFDYDLSYKPADKSRKLFSLALKKWLPCWRSEHAPKGVQRKWM; this is encoded by the exons ATGGTGTCCCTCACGCATATATTTTCGAAGGCCCTCCTCACACTGCTGGTGGGCCAGTCTGCTGCCCTAAGCTTTCTCCCCGGCATCAAGGCCAATAATCTCCAACTCGCCTCGGTATTAGGTATCGATGGCCATACCGCCAGGTTCAATCCTGAGAAGATCGCAGAGACCGCTATCTCGCGCGGTTCTGGCTCAGAAGTCCCTGCCCGGCGGATATCG ATCCCCATTGACCATGAGGATCCATCTATGGGCACCTATCAGAACCGCTACTGGGTTTCAGCAGACTTTTACAAGCCCGGTGGCCCCGTCTTTGTACTAGATGCCGGTGAAGGCAATGCCTACTCCGTGGCGCAATCGTATCTCGGCGGATCGGATAACTTCTTCGCGGAGTACCTCAAGGAATTCAATGGGCTGGGCCTTGTGTGGGAGCATCG TTACTATGGTGACTCTCTGCCCTTCCCTGTCAACACTAGCACCCCCAACGAGCATTTCAAGTACCTCACCAACAGCCAGGCACTGGCTGACCTCCCTTACTTCGCTGAGAAGTTCACTCTCAACGGGACAGACTTGAGCCCCAAGTCCAGTCCCTGGATCATGCTCGGTGGCTCATACCCGGGCATGCGCGCGGCCTTCACCCGCAACGAGTACCCGGACACCATTTTCGCCTCGTTCGCCATGTCTGCGCCCGTCGAAGCCTGGGTCAACATGACCATCTACTTCGAGCAAGTCTACCGCGGCATGGTTGCGAACGGACTGGGCGGCTGTGCCAAGGACCTCAAGGCCATCAACGACTACATCGACAGCCAACTCGACAAGAAGGGCCAAGCCGCCGACGCCATCAAGACACTCTTCCTCGGTAAAGAAGGCATCCACAACTCCAACGGCGACTTCACCGCCGCGCTCGGAAGCATCTACAACCTCTTCCAGAGCTACGGCGTCGACGGCGGCGAAGAAAGTCTCTCCCAGCTCTGCAGCTACCTCGACAAAGAAGCCAGCCCCAACGGCATCGCCCGGAAAATCGGAGTCAAGGAACTGACCGAGAAGTTCGCCGCCTGGCCCCCGCTTCTGTACCTCATCAACCAGTGGGGCAGCCAGGTCGGTAACGGCGACTCCAACTGCAAGGGCCAGAACAATTCCACCGAGACCGTCTGTGAGCTGGGCGGGCAGTTCACCGACCCCGACACCATCAGCTGGACCTGGCAGTACTGCACCGAATGGGGCTATCTCCAGGCCGACAACGTGGGCCCTCACTCCCTACTCTCCAAGTACCAGTCCCTGGAGTACCAGCAGTCCCTTTGCTACCGACAGTTCCCCGGCGCAAAGGAGAGTGGCCTGCTCCCCGAGCACCCGGAGGCGAACGAGACGAACGCCGAAACAGGCGGATGGACCATCCGTCCTTCCAATGTCTTCTGGAGCGCGGGCGAGTTCGATCCCTGGCGGACGTTGACGCCCTTGTCGAATGAGACATTCGCGCCGAAGGGCGTGCAGATCTCCACCAATATCCCCAAGTGTGGTGTCGAGACACCTGAGAATGTGCTCTTCGGCTATGTCATTCCGAGGGCGGAGCATTGCTTTGACTATGACTTGAGTTACAAGCCGGCTGATAAGTCGCGGAAGTTGTTCAGTCTTGCCTTGAAGAAGTGGCTCCCGTGCTGGCGGTCGGAGCATGCTCCTAAGGGTGTACAGAGGAAGTGGATGTAA